In the genome of Xenopus laevis strain J_2021 chromosome 1S, Xenopus_laevis_v10.1, whole genome shotgun sequence, one region contains:
- the LOC108705019 gene encoding olfactory receptor 10A2, whose amino-acid sequence MRNDSSHRDDTHLFIKKKEADIQIFSTMLTPKRNNTEIIFTLLGLSSDLQPFLFGIFLLIYICTLMGNAMIIMTVTFESRLHSPMYLFLRSLSVTEIAYISVTVPRMLRDFLHKDKDISLLGCATQLYFFCFLGTTECFILAVMAYDRCVAIAHPLHYMNIINKSKCLKLLFGSWLAGMLLSLGQISFVFSLPFCESNIIDHFFCDILPVVRLACADTSANMITILIYSSFVIQLPFLLIIVSYVHILTTVFRIPTAHGRNKAFSTCGSHLTSVSLFFGTATITYLRTNKANESPKIWSLLYTVLIPMLNPLIYSLRNTEFKIALRRLIKNR is encoded by the exons ATGAGGAACGATTCGTCGCACAGAGATGACACGCAT CTGTTTATTAAGAAAAAGGAAGCAG ATATTCAAATATTTAGCACAATGCTCACTCCTAAAAGAAACAAcactgaaattatatttactctCCTTGGACTTTCATCTGATCTGCAGCCATTTCTATTTGGGATTTTCTTGTTAATTTATATTTGCACATTAATGGGTAACGCAATGATAATCATGACAGTGACATTTGAATCTCGACTTCACTCTCCAATGTATCTTTTCTTGAGGAGCCTGTCTGTCACAGAGATCGCCTATATTTCAGTAACGGTTCCACGGATGCTTAGAGACTTTTTGCATAAAGACAAAGATATTTCATTACTGGGATGTGCTACTCAGCTCTACTTTTTCTGCTTTCTTGGCACAACTGAATGCTTCATTCTTGCCGTTATGGCATATGATCGTTGTGTAGCTATCGCCCATCCTCTTCATTATATGAATATTATCAACAAGTCTAAATGCTTAAAGCTTTTATTTGGATCATGGTTGGCTGGGATGCTTTTATCCTTGGGCCAAATTTCATTTGTCTTCAGCTTACCTTTCTGTGAATCCAATATCATTGATCATTTCTTTTGTGATATACTTCCAGTAGTGAGATTGGCTTGTGCTGATACATCTGCCAATATGAtaactatattaatatatagctCTTTTGTAATACAGTTGCCATTTCTTCTCATTATAGTGTCATATGTTCATATTCTTACTACTGTATTTAGAATACCAACGGCACATGGACGTAACAAAGCCTTTTCTACGTGTGGCTCACACCTTACATCAGTCAGCTTGTTTTTTGGAACTGCCACTATAACATATTTGCGAACTAATAAAGCCAATGAAAGCCCCAAAATATGGTCTTTGCTGTACACAGTGCTTATTCCAATGCTGAACCCCTTGATATACAGTTTAAGAAACACAGAATTTAAAATTGCACTAAGGAGgctaataaaaaatagataa